Within bacterium HR17, the genomic segment GAGCAGCATGAGGGCACCTGCCGTTAAGACGGGGAAAGTCAGCAACCCTAAGATGGCGGCGAGGAACAAAGTCCAAGTCGTGAAGGGCAAGCGGAACATCGTCATGCCCTTCGTCCGTAAGTTGAGCACCGTCGTGATGTAGTTCAGCGAACCCATTGTAGAACTGACGATGAACAGCGCCATCGCCAAAAGCCACAGCGTCATACCCCACCCAGACCCCGGCATCGCTTCCTTTAGTGCACTCAGAGGCGGGTAAGCCGTCCAGCCCCCTGCCGCTGCCCCGCCTTCCACGGCGAACCCCAACAGCAAAACGATACAGGCTGCCCAAAAGACCCAGTAACTAAGCCCGTTCAGAAACGGGAACGCCATGTCGCGGGCGCCGATTTGCAAGGGGATGAGAAAGTTGCCGAACCCGCCGCTCAAAATCGCCGTCTGGAAGAAGAAGACCATGATGGTGCCGTGCATCGTGACGAGGGCGTAGTAAAACTCGGGTTTGAGGACGCCGCCTTCCGCTCCGTGGGGGAAGAGCCAACTGAGCCACGGTGCAGGCTTGACTTGTGTCGGGAAGCCCAATTGCCAACGGATGATGAACGCCAAAAAGCCACCGATAATCGCCATCGCCCAAGCCGTGAAGAAATACTGCAGCCCGATGTCCTTGTGGTCGGTGCTGAAGCGCAACAAACGCCGCCACAAAGGCAGTTCCGTGACGACCGTATGCTCGTGCGCCATTTCCGTTCACCCCCGTTGACGAACGGCGTTACGGCATCGTTTCGCCGAAGGTTTGTTGCTCGCTCAGCCACTTTTGCAGTTGTTCCATCGGCTCCACGACCAAAACGCCCCGCATACGGTAGTGCCCCAAGCCGCACAATTCAGCACACGCAAACTCGTAGGTTCCCGCCTTCGTCGGCGTGAACCAGATGCGCGTCGTCATGCCAGGAACGGCGTCCATCTTGAGGCGCGCAAAGGGCACAAAGAAACTGTGGATGACATCTTTGGAGCGCACCAGAAAGACGACAGGGTGATTGAGGGGCAGATGCAATTCGCCCTGCCCCGCTGGGAACACAATGTCGTCTTTGCTGGCAGGGTCGTTGGGGTCAATGCCCAATGGGTTGCTATCGGAGACCAGTCGCAAATCGGTGCGCCCAAACTCGCCGTCCTTGCCAGGGTAGCGAATGCCCCACGCAAACTGTTCGCCCGTGATTTCCACCCTGAAAGCGTTTTCGGGCACGCGCAAAAACACTTTCGCCCACACCTCGTTGCTTCTGTGGTCAAAGGTCAAGTCAAACGCCAGCAACACGGCGGCGATGGCAAGGACCGGCAGCCACTCTTTACGGGTCACGCCGATGAACATGCTCTGTCGCTGCGGGTGATGGCGGAAACGCCAAAGGGCGTAGGCAAGGTAAAGGTGGGCAGCGACCAGAAAAACGGCGGCAACCGCAAGCACAAACAGGATGAGGCTTTCCACTTCGTGGGCGGTGTCGGCGATGCGGTCAGGTAATCGGTGCGCAATCCACCATAAGGCGCTCGCTACGGTCGCCAACGCAATGACAATCAACACCCCGCTGAGCACCTGACCTCTGCGACGCTTCGCCATTATGCCCATCGCCCCTTTGCCGCAACGGAGTTGCGTGCCTATTGTCAGCGGCACGGGGGATGGGCGCTGTCGGGAAAACTTTGACAAGATGTGTCGGGATTTTCACGGACAGCCCCTTCAAAACGGGCGACCGTGTATAAAATCGGCGCTTCGGAGAAGCGCCCTCCGAAAAAGGCGGAACCTTCAAAACGGATGACTGTGCATAAAATCGGCGCTTCGGAGAAGCGCCCTCCGAAAAAGGCGGAACCTTCAAAACGGACGACCGCGCACCAACATGACGCCAAACGCCACCATCAACAGCGCCAACGCCACATTGATGCGCCCCAACCACGCCGCTGCCTTTCGCCACCGTTCCAAGTCCGCCGACGGGTTGCCCTGTTGCGCCGACGCCGTCGCCTTGGGTCCGACCCAAAAATCGTGCGCGGCGCTCAAGAGCACGATGACGGCAAAGGTCGTCAACTTCTCCGCCAGCGTTTGCCCAAACTCACCTTCCCACAACAAACCCGTAAAAGCGTCCCGCACCGTAAACCCCCGCGCGGCGACATTGAACAGCCCCGTGATTAAAAGCGTCGTTAGGGCGATCCAACCGATGACCCGAAATCGCACCGCCATCAGCGACAGCAGTTTGACCCGATGGGGTTGAACCTCGGGATGGCGCAAGGTGGGGATGACGACAAAGGACAAAAAAAGCATGCCGCCGACCCAAACGGTGGCAGCGAGGACATGTAGCCAAACCGCAAGGAAGTAGAGCGACCACACCCTTACATCACCTCGTCAACAAGTTTTCGGGCAAATGACATTTGCGGCAGTAAGCGTCGGCATGGCAATGGGCGCACAACCGTTGGTGCAACCGTTGCACGCTGCCTTTGCCCGCGACGCCCAGCCGCTTCGCTAACTGCCCATGCGTGGTGATGAAGTCGCGGGGATGGGGCATGGGCAACTTGTGGCAATC encodes:
- the coxM_2 gene encoding Alternative cytochrome c oxidase subunit 2; the encoded protein is MAKRRRGQVLSGVLIVIALATVASALWWIAHRLPDRIADTAHEVESLILFVLAVAAVFLVAAHLYLAYALWRFRHHPQRQSMFIGVTRKEWLPVLAIAAVLLAFDLTFDHRSNEVWAKVFLRVPENAFRVEITGEQFAWGIRYPGKDGEFGRTDLRLVSDSNPLGIDPNDPASKDDIVFPAGQGELHLPLNHPVVFLVRSKDVIHSFFVPFARLKMDAVPGMTTRIWFTPTKAGTYEFACAELCGLGHYRMRGVLVVEPMEQLQKWLSEQQTFGETMP